A single Crateriforma conspicua DNA region contains:
- a CDS encoding response regulator transcription factor: protein MSEIKVLVVEDYQPLAETLEYQLQRAGYEVHRAADGREALEQASLLLPDVVFLDVDLPVLSGVEVCKQLRANTKTRGTLILMLSALGEESDQVVGFAVGADDYVVKPVESYKVLLQRLKALLRRREPIVDDHDSVTHKGVTVDRRRFVVTFQNEPLKLTRSEFRLLDTLIRQPGRAFGRGELVDAALGEDTMVLERTIDVHVRALRKKMGAAADLIETVRGVGYRFQE from the coding sequence ATGTCTGAAATCAAGGTCCTGGTGGTCGAAGACTACCAACCTCTTGCCGAAACTCTGGAATACCAACTGCAGCGGGCCGGTTACGAAGTGCACCGCGCCGCCGACGGCCGCGAAGCCTTGGAACAGGCCAGTTTGTTGTTGCCCGACGTCGTTTTCTTGGATGTCGATCTGCCGGTGTTAAGCGGCGTCGAAGTTTGCAAGCAGCTGCGTGCCAACACGAAAACCCGCGGCACGTTGATCCTGATGCTCAGTGCATTGGGTGAAGAATCCGATCAGGTGGTCGGATTTGCCGTGGGCGCCGACGACTACGTCGTGAAACCGGTCGAGAGCTACAAAGTCCTGCTGCAGCGTTTGAAGGCGCTGCTGCGTCGTCGCGAACCGATCGTCGACGACCACGATTCGGTCACCCACAAAGGCGTCACGGTGGATCGACGTCGTTTCGTCGTGACGTTCCAAAACGAACCGCTGAAGCTGACCCGCAGCGAGTTTCGATTGCTGGACACACTGATCCGACAGCCGGGACGCGCGTTCGGCCGCGGAGAATTGGTCGACGCCGCATTGGGTGAAGACACGATGGTTCTGGAACGCACCATCGACGTCCACGTGCGTGCATTGCGGAAGAAGATGGGGGCGGCCGCCGACCTGATCGAGACGGTCCGCGGCGTCGGATACCGATTCCAAGAATAG
- a CDS encoding sensor histidine kinase, translating to MRRAIAKSITRSRRHMPSAFLAGLVVWLVASVVLLKSYWLLLPAIGVGCLVYAALLAKFLRIRSDEVESQVDKLARENDSWKERFESLHAQSRQNAMVLAQMSDGVVVIDKDWTILLMNPMAKQLLGLRAEDHHLGRDLRAIARLPEMVSAVEQVFAGELSKRVNIDVSQVGRVRPVSISVGAIESGGEGNLLLAIHDESEARRLESVRREFIANVSHELKTPLAAIKGYAETVELALEDDPDAAVHFMSQIREQCLRLERLVAGMMQLARAQSGQQNLRCASISLAEVVTEAVKTYRPVAAAKNIDLQVAKLDPAIRAYVDREATLTIANNLIGNAVRYTHDGGRVVVDVRGEGPVSWFVVDDTGVGIEPEELNRIFERFYRVEKTREVAGGGTGLGLSIVKNLIAALGGDIRVESRPGVGSRFAVALPAEQGYRCETQRGATPTIKARGVVA from the coding sequence ATGCGCCGAGCCATCGCCAAATCGATCACCCGTTCGCGACGCCACATGCCATCGGCATTTTTGGCGGGGCTGGTCGTGTGGTTGGTCGCGTCGGTGGTGTTGCTGAAGTCGTATTGGCTGCTGTTACCCGCGATCGGCGTCGGTTGTCTGGTCTACGCGGCGTTGTTGGCCAAGTTTTTGCGAATCCGCAGCGACGAAGTCGAATCACAGGTCGACAAACTGGCCAGAGAAAACGACAGCTGGAAAGAGCGATTCGAAAGTCTGCACGCCCAGTCGCGCCAAAACGCCATGGTGTTGGCCCAGATGTCCGACGGCGTGGTGGTGATCGACAAGGACTGGACCATCTTGTTAATGAACCCGATGGCCAAGCAATTGCTGGGGTTGCGGGCCGAGGACCATCACTTGGGGCGTGACCTGCGGGCGATCGCCAGATTGCCCGAGATGGTTTCGGCAGTCGAACAGGTGTTTGCCGGCGAATTGTCCAAACGCGTCAATATTGACGTCAGCCAGGTGGGACGGGTGCGGCCGGTGTCGATCAGCGTTGGTGCCATTGAATCCGGCGGTGAAGGCAATCTGTTGTTAGCGATTCACGACGAATCCGAAGCCAGGCGATTGGAATCGGTGCGACGCGAATTCATCGCCAACGTGTCGCACGAATTGAAAACGCCGCTGGCCGCAATCAAGGGATACGCCGAGACGGTGGAACTGGCGTTGGAGGACGACCCGGATGCCGCGGTTCACTTCATGAGCCAGATTCGTGAACAGTGTTTGCGGCTGGAACGGCTGGTCGCCGGCATGATGCAGCTGGCTCGGGCACAGTCGGGTCAGCAGAATCTACGGTGCGCGTCGATCAGTTTGGCCGAGGTCGTCACCGAAGCGGTCAAAACCTATCGACCGGTCGCTGCGGCCAAGAATATCGACCTTCAGGTGGCCAAACTGGACCCCGCGATCCGAGCGTATGTTGACCGCGAGGCAACGCTGACGATCGCCAACAACTTGATCGGTAACGCGGTTCGTTACACTCACGACGGTGGCCGTGTCGTCGTCGACGTCCGTGGCGAAGGCCCGGTCAGCTGGTTCGTGGTCGATGACACCGGCGTCGGGATCGAACCGGAGGAGCTGAATCGCATTTTTGAACGGTTTTATCGGGTCGAAAAGACTCGCGAAGTCGCTGGCGGTGGAACGGGGTTGGGGCTGTCCATCGTCAAGAACTTGATCGCGGCACTCGGTGGCGACATTCGTGTGGAAAGTCGGCCGGGCGTTGGGTCACGCTTTGCCGTCGCGTTGCCGGCCGAGCAAGGTTACCGGTGCGAAACACAACGGGGCGCAACACCGACCATCAAGGCCCGAGGGGTGGTCGCGTAG
- a CDS encoding metallophosphoesterase family protein gives MRRLVIGDIHGCGKALRTLIESIDPTSDDEIVFLGDYVDRGPNSRDVVDQILELQNRCRVVTLRGNHEIMMLGVLCGGCDPAVWLASGGKSTLASYGGSLSRVPSAHVQFFQQLRPFYETADRIFVHAGYEHDVSPAMTDDAVMYWNHLTNVPPPHHSGKRVYVGHTPQPHGNVLDLGHIICLDTYCFGGGYLTAMDVDTSEIIQADRHGHLRRDRQIVLFEWIKQRWKSYRERRSQRNDEDVLTQPAAQDV, from the coding sequence ATGCGACGTTTGGTGATCGGCGATATTCATGGATGCGGTAAGGCGCTGCGCACCTTGATCGAATCCATTGATCCAACGTCGGATGACGAAATCGTTTTTCTGGGGGACTACGTTGACCGTGGTCCCAACAGCCGTGACGTTGTCGATCAGATCCTGGAACTGCAGAACCGCTGTCGCGTCGTCACGCTTCGGGGCAATCACGAGATCATGATGCTGGGGGTGCTGTGTGGCGGTTGCGATCCGGCGGTGTGGTTGGCCAGTGGCGGTAAGTCGACGCTTGCCAGTTACGGTGGTTCGCTCAGCCGAGTCCCGTCGGCTCACGTCCAGTTTTTCCAACAACTGCGTCCTTTCTACGAGACCGCGGATCGGATTTTTGTGCACGCCGGATATGAGCATGATGTCTCGCCGGCGATGACCGACGACGCGGTCATGTATTGGAACCACTTGACCAACGTTCCGCCGCCGCATCACAGCGGCAAACGGGTGTATGTCGGACACACGCCCCAGCCCCACGGCAATGTGCTGGACTTGGGGCATATCATTTGTTTGGACACGTATTGTTTTGGCGGCGGATACTTGACCGCGATGGACGTCGATACGTCGGAGATCATCCAGGCGGATCGTCACGGTCACCTTCGGCGTGACCGTCAGATTGTGTTGTTTGAATGGATCAAACAGCGTTGGAAGAGCTATCGTGAGCGCCGCTCGCAAAGAAACGATGAAGATGTCTTGACCCAACCGGCCGCGCAAGATGTCTAG
- a CDS encoding YqgE/AlgH family protein, translating into MSIDLTGKFLVASPHLSDGNFLRSVVFILRHDPQGAFGLALDRPTDRKFGDLIQMSSQKGPSRDDDFIYVGGPVQGPLLALHDLAGVGDPVGQVGDDPSGQCVVHDNPAEPWGSMSIELGNPPAWITGDEDHLRILYRRLDVRVRFVADYSGWGPQQLDLEFQAGGWLYCDATSDLVFGPPDQLWRQCVCRCGNEVFGDTVPGMQSVSPTVN; encoded by the coding sequence ATGTCGATCGATTTGACCGGAAAGTTTTTGGTCGCGTCGCCGCACCTGTCCGACGGGAATTTTCTGCGCAGCGTCGTGTTCATCCTGCGGCACGATCCGCAGGGGGCGTTCGGATTGGCCTTGGATCGTCCGACGGATCGCAAATTCGGCGATCTGATCCAAATGAGTTCTCAAAAGGGACCGAGCCGAGACGACGATTTCATTTACGTCGGCGGTCCGGTCCAAGGACCGCTGCTGGCCCTGCACGATTTGGCGGGCGTCGGCGATCCGGTCGGCCAGGTCGGCGATGACCCGTCGGGACAATGCGTCGTCCACGACAACCCGGCCGAACCATGGGGATCGATGTCCATTGAACTGGGCAACCCACCGGCATGGATTACGGGGGACGAAGACCACTTGAGAATTCTGTACCGGCGTTTGGATGTCCGCGTGCGATTTGTTGCGGACTACAGCGGTTGGGGGCCGCAACAATTGGACTTGGAATTTCAGGCCGGCGGTTGGTTGTACTGTGACGCGACGTCGGATCTGGTGTTCGGTCCGCCGGACCAGTTGTGGCGGCAATGCGTTTGCCGCTGTGGCAACGAGGTCTTCGGCGATACCGTGCCCGGGATGCAGTCCGTTTCGCCCACGGTGAATTAG
- a CDS encoding ketoacyl-ACP synthase III: MPYAKLGPIAVHLPERVETNDELQQMFPRWDLPLIAEKTGIHQRHIAADGETASDLAVAAAERLFAEQSIDPADVDFLLFCTQTPDYPLPTTSCLLQDRLGLPTKCGALDFNLGCSGYVYGLAMADGLIQSGAARNVLLITAETYSKYIDADDRSLRTIFGDAAAATMVTGAEEKTLWGFKFGSDGSGGDMLLVGDGGARPAEDAIRPRHRKRWKSRLYMDGPSLINFTVEAIPRLCREILEESGLTDADVDRYLMHQATWKMLDQLRQRMQISTERLPIDMADIGNTVSCTLPILIDRQRKKVAPTSASVNMLVGFGVGLSWAGCLWKDDMQG, from the coding sequence GTGCCCTACGCCAAGCTTGGTCCCATCGCTGTGCATCTTCCCGAACGGGTGGAGACCAACGATGAATTGCAGCAGATGTTCCCGCGTTGGGATTTGCCGCTGATCGCTGAAAAGACGGGCATCCACCAGCGGCACATCGCGGCCGACGGGGAAACCGCTTCGGATTTGGCCGTGGCGGCGGCCGAGCGATTGTTTGCCGAGCAGTCGATTGATCCGGCCGACGTCGATTTTCTGTTGTTCTGTACCCAGACGCCGGACTATCCCCTGCCGACGACCAGTTGTCTGTTGCAGGATCGCTTGGGGTTGCCGACGAAGTGTGGTGCGTTGGATTTCAATCTGGGCTGCAGCGGGTACGTCTACGGGCTGGCGATGGCCGATGGGTTGATCCAAAGCGGCGCGGCACGCAATGTTTTGTTGATCACTGCGGAAACGTACAGCAAGTACATCGACGCGGACGACCGAAGCCTGCGGACCATTTTTGGTGACGCGGCGGCCGCCACAATGGTCACCGGGGCCGAAGAAAAAACGCTGTGGGGTTTTAAGTTTGGCAGTGACGGCAGCGGCGGTGACATGCTGTTGGTCGGTGACGGCGGGGCGCGTCCTGCCGAAGATGCGATCCGGCCGCGTCACCGAAAACGCTGGAAGAGTCGGCTTTATATGGACGGCCCCAGCCTGATCAATTTCACCGTCGAAGCGATTCCCAGGTTGTGCCGGGAAATTTTGGAAGAAAGCGGCCTGACCGACGCCGACGTCGATCGCTACTTGATGCACCAGGCGACCTGGAAAATGCTGGATCAGTTGCGTCAGCGGATGCAAATCAGCACCGAGCGGTTGCCGATCGACATGGCCGACATCGGCAATACGGTGTCGTGCACGTTGCCGATCTTGATCGATCGTCAACGAAAGAAGGTCGCACCCACTTCGGCGTCGGTTAACATGCTGGTAGGTTTCGGTGTCGGATTGTCTTGGGCGGGCTGTCTTTGGAAAGACGACATGCAAGGCTGA
- the tig gene encoding trigger factor, translating into MSTDVETAADNEKKPIQLDVSVESPQACLRQVVVKIPQSEVERYREDAFSELVPEAQVPGFRAGRAPRKLVEKQFKDRIGDQVKGALLMDSLAQVTEQQEFSAISEPDFDYESIELPDSGDFVYQFSIEVRPDFDTPKWEGLELTKPVEDIGEADIDEALERVLSRYGKSEATDEPAEMGDTLLLTATFKDGDNVLSTMDEERIKLQGTLSLSDAMAPKFGETMLGIKEGESRDVEVVLSDGLEDEDLKGKTVTATFVAVEVYKVQMPELTPTFLEELGDFESEDELRSFVKDSLTRQADYRTQQAVRGEVVEKLTGSAEFELPPNLVKRQTARELERKILELRRSGFAEDDIRRFVNATRQNAQASTEAALREHFILEQIAEEQEIDADAGDFDQEVALIAQQSDQPERRVRARLEKSGQMDALRNQIVERKVIELIVEKAKVTEEKVDSPKGESDDSFAVYHSVIASADEEAIPEAQYEDNTPKGVDDSKLPDA; encoded by the coding sequence ATGTCCACCGACGTTGAAACCGCCGCCGACAACGAAAAGAAACCGATTCAGTTGGACGTCAGCGTTGAAAGCCCGCAAGCTTGTCTTCGCCAAGTGGTTGTAAAAATCCCCCAGTCCGAAGTCGAACGCTACCGTGAAGATGCGTTCAGCGAACTGGTCCCCGAAGCTCAAGTGCCCGGCTTCCGCGCCGGCCGCGCCCCACGCAAGCTGGTCGAAAAACAGTTCAAGGATCGCATCGGCGATCAGGTCAAAGGCGCCTTGCTGATGGACAGCTTGGCCCAGGTGACCGAACAACAGGAATTTTCGGCCATCAGTGAACCAGACTTTGATTACGAATCGATCGAATTGCCCGATTCGGGCGATTTTGTCTATCAGTTCAGCATCGAAGTCCGCCCCGATTTCGACACTCCCAAGTGGGAAGGCCTGGAACTGACCAAGCCCGTCGAAGACATCGGAGAAGCCGATATCGACGAAGCTTTGGAACGTGTTCTGTCGCGTTACGGCAAGTCGGAAGCCACCGATGAGCCTGCCGAAATGGGTGACACGCTGTTGTTGACCGCGACGTTCAAAGACGGCGACAACGTGCTGTCGACCATGGACGAAGAACGAATCAAACTGCAGGGCACCCTCAGTTTGTCTGATGCGATGGCCCCCAAATTCGGTGAAACGATGCTGGGCATCAAGGAAGGCGAATCACGAGACGTGGAAGTCGTCCTTAGCGATGGCCTGGAAGACGAAGACCTGAAGGGCAAGACCGTGACCGCGACCTTCGTGGCCGTGGAAGTCTACAAAGTTCAAATGCCCGAACTGACCCCAACTTTCTTGGAAGAACTGGGCGATTTCGAAAGCGAAGACGAACTGCGTTCCTTCGTCAAAGACTCCTTGACCCGCCAAGCCGACTATCGCACCCAACAGGCGGTGCGTGGCGAAGTGGTCGAAAAACTGACCGGTTCGGCGGAATTCGAATTGCCGCCGAATCTGGTGAAGCGTCAAACCGCTCGCGAACTGGAACGAAAGATCCTGGAATTGCGACGTAGCGGTTTCGCCGAAGACGACATTCGACGCTTCGTCAACGCGACCCGCCAAAACGCCCAGGCGTCCACCGAAGCCGCCCTGCGTGAACACTTCATCCTGGAACAAATCGCCGAAGAACAAGAGATCGATGCCGACGCCGGCGACTTCGACCAAGAAGTCGCCCTGATCGCCCAACAAAGCGACCAGCCCGAACGTCGCGTGCGTGCTCGTCTGGAAAAATCAGGCCAGATGGATGCGCTTCGCAACCAAATCGTCGAACGCAAAGTGATCGAACTGATCGTCGAAAAGGCCAAAGTCACCGAAGAAAAAGTCGACTCGCCCAAGGGTGAATCCGACGACTCCTTCGCCGTGTATCACAGCGTGATCGCATCGGCCGACGAAGAAGCGATTCCCGAAGCCCAGTACGAAGACAACACGCCCAAGGGTGTCGACGATTCGAAGCTGCCCGACGCCTAA